The segment ATGGTGGGCAAAAGAAAAACCCCTTCGACTGCCGAACGAAAAAAAATATCCCAAAGAAAAGATAATTCAGAATGTATAGCCGTGTAAAGCGGGAAGGTTTTCGACAACTCTCACATTCATACTCTTCATACACTTCTGGCCGTGGCTGCCATGCAGGAAGTCCGCTGTAAGGAGATGCCCGATGTTGTTTCGGCTGATTATCTTCTTCCTCATTCATCGAGAATATCTACCTTGAATCATTTGAGATGCCACGGTTGACGTAAAAGTTATCCTAATGGTACCCAGTTCCCATCTTCCGTCAACGCCTGTGGTACTCCCACTTGCAAATATCGCCATTCTGGGTTATGCCGTGCGGCATGAACAGCTACATTCTTCTTATGTGTCTGGGGATGACCCCCTCTGGCCTGGTGTGCGACAAAGCCCACGTGGATCTGGGGAAGGTGCGTGGCACATCCACTGTTGTACATTCGTTTGAAGTTAAGAATGCCAGCCAGGAGTCGTGCTCCATTACGGAGATTGCAGGCAGTTGCAACTGTTTTCGTAAGTCTATTGCCAGTAAGACCTTAGGTGCAGGAGACAGTACCACGATTCAGTTGGGAATTAACGCCCTTGCTCAACCCGAAGGGAAGCACCTCTGGAAATTTGTGGTTCGCACCGTGACAGCAGGTGGGGCAACCCAGGAACTGATTCTTTCATTGCGGGCCGAAATCGTGAAAGAAGTCCGAGTCGAGCCAATTTCCCTGGCACTCAGTGGGAGTCGCCCACTGACAGGTACTTTATCCGTGAAAGATAGTCGCATGAAAGGACTTCAGGTGACACGGGCCAGTACCTCTATTTTGGGTGTCGAGGCCAAACTGGTGACAGGAAAACCAGACCAGCAAGTCGAAATTGTGGTGGGAGAACAATGCCCACCTGGAACCTACACGGGTGAAGTGAGCATTTTCACCAATGACAGCGATTATGCAGAAATGTTGATCCCCCTGCGGGTGACCGTGACCGCACCGAATGCGGGTGTCAGTGTCTATCCGAAAGAACTGGATTTGCTGCTGGAGCCAGATCAGGTGCGTGCAGATGCCGTCTTTCGTTTGAAATCCCCCAATAATGAAAAAATTATCATTAAAAGTATCGCCAGCGACCACCCTGGGGTAACCTGTAGCTGGAAACCGGGGCCAGGCACGATGGCAACCGGGCTGATTTCCGTCGATACCACCAAATCTGCATTGAAAGAAGGCAAAATAATTGTGGAATTGGCAGAACCAAGCCAACAAAAAGTCGTTATCCCTGTTTTATGGTCAGGAGAGAAGTAGTGCAGAAAACCGATAATACTGGAAAGTGCATGAAGTAACCCGACAAAACACCCCACGTGGGGCTGGGGGAGTGCGATGAAAACTGCAAATGTTGATGAAAAAGCAAAAGAAACAGAAGAAGTTCTCCCACGTTACGCCGCAACGATGCAGCCGGAAACCCGCCTGTACCGCTTTGCCTGGTTTGTGTGGCTGATTTGCGTATTTCTGGGCATGATTCTCAGCCTGATTATGTATCTGAAAGACAAGTTTTCGTAACCCACGCGAACTGGCATGTTATGAGTAAATTCTCATTTTATGGGGTCTGATTACCACTTTTTTTGCCTGATTCCTGCCATTCATGAAGATAGTTGGTATTTCCCATCAACTTTTAATCTTTACTCGACTACAAAATAGGTCAGAAGTCACATTTCTCATCTTTTTTGGGGATTCACCGTGCGAGCGATTTACCTGCTACTTTTCGTACCACTGGTGGTACATGCCGATCCAGAAACCGGACCACAACCCAGATTGATCGCAGATTTTGATCTTTCGGAATATAAACCGGTAACTCAGGCAAAGACGACCAAATTAGCCCCACCTGGAACGAAAGTGGAAAGTTCTGGTCAGCCCGCTTACCTGGGTGTGCTGTTTGA is part of the Zavarzinella sp. genome and harbors:
- a CDS encoding DUF1573 domain-containing protein translates to MTPSGLVCDKAHVDLGKVRGTSTVVHSFEVKNASQESCSITEIAGSCNCFRKSIASKTLGAGDSTTIQLGINALAQPEGKHLWKFVVRTVTAGGATQELILSLRAEIVKEVRVEPISLALSGSRPLTGTLSVKDSRMKGLQVTRASTSILGVEAKLVTGKPDQQVEIVVGEQCPPGTYTGEVSIFTNDSDYAEMLIPLRVTVTAPNAGVSVYPKELDLLLEPDQVRADAVFRLKSPNNEKIIIKSIASDHPGVTCSWKPGPGTMATGLISVDTTKSALKEGKIIVELAEPSQQKVVIPVLWSGEK